The region GTGGGTAATGCAGGAGATGATGAAGCCACGTGCAGATAAAAAGTCCCATCTCTCACGTCATCCCAGTGAACTATTATGAagaatatgataaataatgttcCCAACAGAAGGAAAAACTGCAGCTGCTTTAGCATTTTCACTGGAAACTATTGAATGATGTGGAAACTATGGAAACTACCCAGCTGGAATATGTAACATAATCATCTCTGCAATGAGTCGAGTTGAGAattctggagaaaaacaaaaattatgacatGTACATTGCGGTTTCATTCCAAAATCTGTTCCCATAAAGTATGATCCATCACTCACCTAAATCTTGTCTTCTTGTGCTCTACATTTCAGAATGTTCCATGTGCAAACTGTTAAAGAGGGCACGAATGCTTGAAGCTACATATGTAATCTCACAGTAGGGTGTGAACACAGGAGAAATGCTCCGCCTTTCAGCCAGAACTAAATCATATGCTGTTATTCCAGAGTTCTGCCTCTCTTCCACAAATATTCACAGGAAACCACAGCTTAAAATAAATAGACCGGCTTGTAGTGTCGACTTCAGAATGACAAAAAAGGGCCACCAACAGCATTGTCACAAAATAGcagagttattttatttcaaaataaatttcaatGGTTCACTTGTGTACTCGGTTACAAAAATAACCGAACCCCCGAGATCAAGTGGCCTCTCATAGGATTTCAGTGGGattgtttttacagtatgtgAGAAGGGAGATACAAATTCAAACACAGAGATTACTCCTGTGTTATTTATATGAAtgttattttacactttaaaagggaatttagaaaacatttacatttccttttttaatttaaaatttaatttctttattttcatcattttttgacattgttttttttctgagtgaTTTATTActtcaaacctttttttaatacagtatttgaTTATTTCCCTATAAGCACCATAGTCTTTTTCCCTATTCATTTAGGCTGTGTGGTTCACACTCAatttttgggattgacaaccgCATTAACTTGTGTGAGTCTCGAAATGTCCcattcacacagcagcttacATTAGCATCTCAAATACTGAACATGCAATGGGAGTCAAGCCCGTATCCAGTCGAGCTATGAGTTCATCTCTCAAATCTTCTTTAACCGACAGCAGCTTTTATATTTGGGTGGAGTGCGGAACATTCGTGTCGCGCAAAGCACACAAAACTGATGAGAGCAGCTCCACTACAGTAACTGGATGTAAAACCttcagatgacacacagctcatATCTGCGTTATTGTTAGTTACCTAAACCACATGTGAAAAACCGCAACATATACAGACACGTGTTTGTGAGCAGATCTCTCACACTTGTCCAGTCCTGTTCCGTTCACACAGCGTGAGCTTTAAAATGCGTTTATGAGTCCTGAAAATTTCAGAGTGTCACTTCTGTAAATTACGGTATTGTGTGTTAACATAACCATATTAAGGACTCAAATTCACAaccgtattctgctgctgtgtgaacatggCCTTATTTACGTCacctataatattataaataaatattatattatacaaaaaaaaatactataaataaaaatacttaatgtcAACAATCATGCAAATAAAGCATTTCTGGATTTGAAAGAGAGAAATGCAATGATCCATGAATCTCATGGATTCACTTAAGACCTTGTTCCTTGTCAGGCCATATCAGATATGGTTACATTATTGTGGCTGTATTAATATAAGTGATTATTAAATAAAGCCACATCTAAATGATTTAACTAGCCATAATTTTATTAGAATGCATTAAGGGCACTGGTTCACTTAAAGAGGTACAGAATAACATGACATGTTAAAAGGTTTAGATAACAGCTTCATGCTGTGGTATACTGATATAGCCTATATCATCTTTTCCAATGTAATATGcacattttgattatttatcCAATAGTTGTACTGATACGTCATTAAACAGTGATGTAACCTGATGTTGCTCAACACCAGACACACTCAGTTTGACTAAGATTGATTTGGGATTGGTTTGTGCCTGTGTCAGTTTGGTTGACTTTTATTCAGTGACTCACAGCTGTTATtacactcaaaaataaaggtgctttaaaaggttcttcacagcaatgccatagaagaaccatgttTGGTTCCActaagaaccattcagtcaaaggttctttaaagaaccatctctttcttacctttgtgaaacagaaaggttcttcagatgttaaaggttctttatggaaccatttagacatttagaaaatgaagactcttatgttctGTCTTACATCCAAACAGAGTGCATCGGGATTGCTTGCAAGTCATTGTTGACGGAACAGCTGCTCGAGCGCTAAGAAAATGGAGGACAGCGTACAACCGCTGAGGGCGGAAACTATAGCAATGCAGGGCTGTCAATCAACCCCCGTGGCCCAGCCCTTTGCAATGTGACGTCACACTGCATGGTTTAAATATGATTCAAAAatgaggagtgggtggatttttatcattgtgggattgttgtgttcacacactgccaacacacatttatgccCAAACActatgtaaaagtggattttgcataatagttgccctttaatatttttgtggaaatgataattttttcaggattctttgataaatagaaagtttaaaaaggacagcatttatttgaaatagatttttatttatttttttgcagcagtgtcactttttatcaattgaatgcattcttgctgaataaaagtattaatttctttgtatatttagcTAATTCAAAACTCACTAAAGCAACAGAGATGGAGGTACACATAGATGTGCTCATACCCTTTCGCTTGCTTCAAAAGATCTGGACTGTTTCTTGTGCTGGTTTCTCTCAGAGAGCTCCATTCTGCCTTCTGATGTCTTTAAGTCCTGTTTTGACTGGGACTTGCTTCCATGTCTTGGGGGGTTTCTTTTGACCTCAGTCGACTCATCTGCCAAAGTAGAATCTAGACTGTCCATGCTCACTGAGGACTTGAGCCCTGAGGCCAAAGCCAGACCAGCGACTCTGGAGTTGGTCTCCTTTGCTAGGTCTGAGCGACGTTTTGCTGCAATGACTGAGATGCTCTTGGTGTCACTCACAATTTCCCTCAGAGTGTCTGGACTCACAGCTTCAGTAGGACATATAGGAGTCAAATCCTTAACAGCACAAACCTGCTCAACGACAGTCAGCCACATTACAAACTACAAATCTGAGCAAAATCAGTTGTagtcttattttaaaatagattaagaTCTGGGAATGTCCAGTTACATCAAGTTTAGTTCATGTTTacctttttgatttgatttactgATACTTTCGTTCTGGTAGTCAAAAGTGTATTGTGAGACTGTCTCATGTAAAGTCATTTGTTTACATGGTAAAAGATGAAATGATTCTGTCAGTTAGGGTGGCTCAGAGTCTATGAGCGCTTCTGTGTATTTACCTTCATTGAAAGAGTTGGGCTAGTAGATAAGTGGTGCCGTCTCTGTGGCTTAAGTTTAGACAGTGATTTAAAAACTCTGTTACTGTCACTATAATAAGGaagatagaaaatataaaaaatgatcaaaGCATACTATATTCCAATTGAACATGGCAGTCTACTTTTCTCATTACACACTTTACCTGTCATAATCCAGCCCAGAGGAAGAAGAATCATGGGGATGTTTATCTAAAGGACTGTACTTCCTGTTGTTCTGCTGTGTTTTATCTACATCTTCTAAATCAGAGATCACACCAAGTCTCATTTGGCTGGCCATAATCATAAGAGAGTGATCCtgtataaacagaaataaatcaatacaatatTGTTCAACAGTTTGAaataagtatgattttttttttttttttaagaaatgaaaacttttaattcagcaaggatgcatttaattgttcaaaagtgaccttaaaaagatttaaaatcatgctttccataaaaatattaagcagcataactgttttcaacattgatataataagaaatgtttcttgagcaccaaatcatcatattagaatgatttatgaaggatcacatgacactgaagactggaataatggctgttgaaaataaattacattttaaaatatattataattagtgctgtcagtcgaattaaaaaaaaaaataattttactgaaatCAATCGCGATTAATACTAcataacattaatgtttttaaatatacttttatattgcaataaattcacatttaatcttcaaattaatgtagaaacaacatgaagacagtatatttttatatttgtttaaaggcatctttttttatgactaAAGGCGAgcatcactgataccaatactactgatgtctctaggaaattgttctttttttatttaaccattgactatgtAATGTTGACTGTACTAACATAACAGTATAGTTGATAgcaatcaattttaatatttattagactttaaaaaataacaactaatttaagtgaacttaaaacaatctttgCATAAACCCATtacaataaatatagaaaaagaattatacagaaattgaataaagtaaccaaacactaaattctaaattaaatatagattaatccttaaagctacaaaagtttttacaaaagatttcctttttattctttttttctagaCATCACAGCAGCCAGGATattaggttatttggctgctattactttaagagttGCCCCTGCTGAATGTGACGTGGATCTGATACACATTcgtgctttaatatgaaatgatacaggctacagcaCGTGCTGCCgtatttgtgtgtgcaattgcagagcaaaaatcttactgacctcaaacttttgaaatgtttatttaaaaagcaaattaaagGGAAAGGTAAATGAGGAAGAAAGCAAGAGATCAAATAGAAGCTTACAGCTCTGGGGTTTGTGGTGAAAGTATGAAGGTTGAATATTTGGTCAAAGATTCCATCACTTAATTCACAAAAGTATGGTGAATAAAGCTCTTGTAATTCCTCAGGTACACAAAGCCCATGATCTGTggacagaatgaaaaaaaatattttttatgattatttaccAAATGTCAGATGCTATAATCTGTCTCTTAGACATCAGGTCACTTCAGTGACCCACAACCTTGAACCAGAGCCTTCTGCTGGTGTATGATGTCATCACAGAGTGTCCGTTGCTGCTCATGGTGCTGAATGATGAAGTCTTTTGTTCGGAGAACATTTTCTTTGCAGAGAACAGTTGACTGGATTTCAGTTTTTTCAAGTTCCAGCTCATGAACCTTACAAAGCAATGTCAGAATGTCTCTCTGCTCACGGTTGCTTATGCGTTTAGGAAGCAACTCCTCAATCTTAGATGACTTTAGTTCATGTTCAATAATTTCTCTTCCAATTCACACTGAAATAAAGGAAGAAACACAAGAGggaaagaattattattattattattattattaataccacTTATTTAAGCTGAGGTCCTATAATGGCATgcttagacattttttttatatgagtttTATATGAAGTATACTTCTGTCACTGCTTGACATGTCAGATGTCCATTCGCTGTTATGACTCATTCAAAAAATAGAGTCTTCATTATGTAATGAACTTAATTACTTCAAGCTCCATTGTCTTTCTCTGTTCAGCCAGTAGTGGGCCAATCTCCTCTCAAGCTGCTGTGACATACTGTGGCTCCTCTGGTTCACTCCCTTGCTCTTCCTCCTTGTCTCTGTCTGTTTTCTCTCCAGTTACCTCATCTTTCCCTCGTCGGGCACATGCTCGATCACACTCTCAACTACCAGATGAGGAAAAGAGACAGAGGGttgttgtgagataaaaaaaaaaaaacctgaaatactATTAATTTAGGAGAGGAGACTACAGTATGTATAGGAGTATGGCATTTTTTACTACATAGATGTTTTCACATGGATGAAACgtttcttttataaaattttatcaATCATCCTGCAAAATATCAAGTGGATTTTGTTATAATGGGTGATGGTGTAGatttttaagtaatgaaaacGATATAAGGTGGTAatgacacaaataaaaacactttaccATTTTTACCACTTtaccactgctccaggtgtgtgttcatggtgtgtgtgtgttcactgctgtgtgtgtgcactttagatgggttaaatgcagagcacgaattctgagtatgggtcaccatacttggctgtatgtcacgtcacttcacttatAAACCACTAATCAATGTTGTTTTAGTATAACTAAATTTAGTATataagatactattatagtttttagtcatattttgaatttcattttcattttagttcaagtttagtgatttagtttttttgtcattttaaaaactttgttagtttttattagttgtctatatactttttttataattattttaataaatgttaaactaGCTGTAAATGAGAAGTGTtgcctatatatgtgtgtgtatgtatataattttaattccGTTAAAaggatagtgcacccaaaaatgttaTCATTTTCTCACCATCAAATTGTTACAAACCTTTAAGACGTTCTGTCTTAtaatgaacacaaacaaagacattttgaagaatgttggtaaacaaacagttggtGGTAGACACTGACTTtcataatatggaaaaaaaatacaatggaagtcaaaggttacctttaaaggggtcgtatgatgcaatttcaagttttcctttctctttggagtgttacaagctgttcatgcacagataagatccctaaagttgcaaagactaaattctcaaacccaaagagatattttttataaaagttaagaatcgtccacgccctcctaaaacgcctcgtttaaacacgcacCCACATGTCTACGTATGTCACcatgttggaagatttgcataacaccgcccaaatgtttatgcaaaaaaagGAGTAACTtcgattctcgctgtagtattgttgctgccgccgccatatCATAGAGACGCTGTTTGTTCCGTTgcgaaagcaaaaatactttgtttggccttctaaaagaggaagacatcagtggttaagttgtatttacaacactgttccagaacagttcaaaccaaatatttgtgtgtgtgcaacgcattttacagaggactgtttcaTGAACCTGGGAGATGTAGGCTACTCTCAACTCACAAgctgtaaatatgttttcatattaaaagaatttgccactgatgattcaaatgagttttgagcagtgtaccacgcttgaggtattcggccaatcacaaagcactggatggCTGggcaatcagcatacacctcgcttttcagaacaatgagctttgtaaaaatctatgtgtttcagaaaggtggggcatagaggagcaacaataatgtaaagtatgtggaaaataatgttttttgaaccttaaaccgcataaacacatttcattacacgaaatacacaaaataatgttcttttttggcaatgtcatatgacccctttaactgattggttacacacattcctcttcaaaaaaataaataaaaaaataaataaatcttcttttgtgttcaaaagaataaagaaattcatacagtttagaacaacatgaaggtgaaaagtaaataaatcatttttaggtgaactagcCCCAACTACTTTTTATTGATCTGCGACTTCTGATTTATTAGCAGCTGCAAGAATAATAGCCTAGAGTGCAGTAcactgtaaaacttttttttttttttttgccgtacAACCCAgagtgtttatgattatgatacaactggcagtgggtggtttCTAGAAATGCAAATAGGTCTACCTCAGCACCTTCGaaccatctccaaatcagctgaactACCTGGGGGAGGAGTCTCCACTTCCACTTGTCAAAATAGTTGAGGATGCAAACACCCTGTTCTCTCAAGGTAACAAGGGCCGCCTCCGAGATTTTGGTGAAGACACGGggcgacagggacagcccgaagggcaggaacttgtactgatatgcccgacCCTGAAAGGTGAAACGCAGGAATGGCCTGTGTCGGAGGATCAagacatgaaagtatgcatccttcaggtcgattgctgcaaaccagTCTTGGGGACAGATGCACTCAAAAATGCGTTTCTGTGTCAACATTTTTTGGTACCGCTGGCTGCTGGGTCAGCCGcggaacacaaacaaaacaaaacattcttcacTCGGCCCTCCTCTGGGGGAGGGAGTGGTGTGGTCACCATCTACCAATGAGCAGtgccctccatctctgggtcgcccATCTCAGGGCCTCTTGCACTTGTGCATGGCGCCAGGTTTGGCGGGGGCCTGGACAGGCCGGGCTCCCCTGCCTGTGACCGGCTCCACGACACTGCCTGGTGGAAGGCTGCTGCGTGAGGGCGGACAGAGGGTATGCTCTCAGCGACAAGCAGGCTGAGGGGCTGCAGCCGGACTGGAAGCAACAGGTTTCCCTATGGTGCATGATGTGCTTAatcgcctcagtctgcttctgtgccgccgagaactgctgggcaaagctctcgactGCGTTGCCGAAAATGCCAGTCTGTGACATGGGAGCATTTAGAAATTGCACCGTGTCATGCTCTTTCATAtcagccagagatggtgctcctggaccactTAGATTCTGAGATTGCTAGATCGTGACTCCATCACGTTTTATGCAACTCCGAGATGGGCATGGCCCCACAAAGAAAACATGCACCATCCACAAAAGCTTCCTCAGCGTGgttaatgcccagacacgtgaggcagtgatcgtgaccatccTGAGGCGCCAGGTAACAACTACATCCAGAAATGCACGCCTGAtaagacatctttaaaatgaGGCGATCACCTGTGTTGCTCTTTTAGAGATTGCTCTTTTATTGCTGAAGCACGCAGGAGAGCTGGCCACTGCACACTCCTGGTGTGCCTGTCTACACGGGGGATCTTAATCTTTTTTCCTGTGAGACAGTGACCACTGCTGCTAACAGACATAACATCCGCACTCGCTGCAATCACTCGAGAGGAAGGAGAGCAGTAGTGATGCCCCTGCTGACACTTATAAACATGCTGCAAGGTGTGGCAGCCAGATGCAGATCTCACAAGCCAATGcccattggctcgtttagttacactcgaagtggattggtctctctggcgaaATTctcaattcgtcggtcaccaacgtgacgttgaaagtgaccgactgaaagggaacaacaGTGCTTTCCGTGTACTTCGACTTCAGGTCTCAAAGATTAATGATCTCTTTACTGATAAAGAACTCGAATGTTTCCTCTTCCCAGTCCTACACATTACTGTCCTGTTCATCTGTGTCCACACCTGAGAGATAATAATTCGATAATATAACTGATGGAAATACATGTTAGTAGAGTATGAGGATGATAGAAAaacaataaggaaaaaaaaaggatagtGTTTCTCACCTCCTCTGAGCTGAAGGTGCATCTCCCTCTGTTGGTTGTAAAGCTGAATGGCACTGTCTTTGTACCGCCTGTATTCTTCCATCATCAAAAGACGTTTATCCACTAACTCCTGCATCAAGAGcattatgaaaacattaaacattaataatataaataatacgtAAATGCTGACAAGTCTTGGTTAgtctaacgcagtacacatagcaaggttttttttttacaataaataaaagaaagcaagTCGAAAGAATAGAAAAACAATACAGAACGCTActgttagagggtcatttttttataataaataaaagaaaacaagtaaatgGAATAGAAAAAAATTGAGAACGCTAGCGTTACAGGGTcagattgttttaaataaaaagaaaacaaatagaaatagaatagagagtgctagtgttagagggtcaagtgtaAATGAAAGAGATCTGTTTTTAgccgtttcttgaagatggctatgtatatatatatatatatatatatatatatatatatatatatatatatatatatatatatatatatatggaaatacaGAGCAAATTAATCAAAGCCAATTAAACAATGtatatttttaggaaaatatatttagaaaaaataaatgcacagaaatttaaaataaatgaataacaatgataaataaataataagtaaacaaTGGAtggataattaattaattaaaattaaaaagacaaacatgTCAATGTGATTAGTTACATATTCTATTGAAGACATTTCtgttataatgatttttatatctCATTAAAACGTATTATTAAAGAATTATAAAAAGAATATCGAGGTAAACACCTTTACTCAGTCATTACGAATTACGAAGGAAAAAACAACTGACCTTAGAAGCCTTAGACTGGCTCAGTCTGTCCTTTTGCTCAAAGATTTCTGAGTACTTCTTGAGATCCTTCTAATTGCCTGTTAAAATAAGGAAAACCTTCATGTTAAAATTTTTATGGGTGAGGCTCTTACAATGCAAAATAGTGTGTAGATGTTACAAATACAGTAGAAAAGACCATCACCTTTATTTGCTCTTGACTGAGTAATGTAGGAGGGCATGGTCTCCATAGCAACTGGCAGAATCTGTCTTTGTTGTTCTTTTGCAGAAGATGTCCCTGGAACGTCCAAGGCCAGTATGCATTGTCCACCTATATACAGAGTACATAAATGTATgcacagcaaataaaaaaaacctttatgagGATAAGCATAAAGTAACTTAAGGAACTGAACATGTCATATTACCTTGTGGCTCCACCAGGAAACAGACGTG is a window of Cyprinus carpio isolate SPL01 chromosome B1, ASM1834038v1, whole genome shotgun sequence DNA encoding:
- the LOC122135883 gene encoding uncharacterized protein LOC122135883; the encoded protein is MIMASQMRLGVISDLEDVDKTQQNNRKYSPLDKHPHDSSSSGLDYDSDSNRVFKSLSKLKPQRRHHLSTSPTLSMKVCAVKDLTPICPTEAVSPDTLREIVSDTKSISVIAAKRRSDLAKETNSRVAGLALASGLKSSVSMDSLDSTLADESTEVKRNPPRHGSKSQSKQDLKTSEGRMELSERNQHKKQSRSFEASERV